A section of the Bradyrhizobium oligotrophicum S58 genome encodes:
- a CDS encoding ribonuclease H family protein, with product MIRDQAKTSGWAKTAGVLATKGATAKAAVKPRKGRHCRGPAELPARAGAAEAGHLAGREGGGDEARRGPFAGPVVAAAVILYRARIPRGLDDSKRLSTERRKAPFELQGARCGSPLPSELFPEARNKVVSSGLGR from the coding sequence ATGATTCGGGACCAAGCGAAAACGTCGGGCTGGGCGAAAACTGCGGGTGTTCTTGCGACCAAGGGCGCCACGGCCAAGGCCGCCGTCAAGCCCCGGAAAGGGCGGCATTGCCGTGGCCCTGCCGAGCTTCCGGCGCGAGCGGGCGCTGCTGAAGCAGGGCATCTGGCTGGTCGTGAGGGGGGGGGCGACGAGGCGAGGCGGGGTCCGTTTGCCGGTCCGGTGGTTGCCGCCGCCGTCATTCTCTACCGCGCGCGTATCCCGAGGGGCCTCGACGATTCCAAACGGCTGAGCACGGAGCGGCGAAAGGCGCCGTTCGAGTTGCAGGGCGCGAGGTGCGGAAGTCCGCTTCCAAGTGAATTGTTCCCAGAAGCCCGAAACAAAGTTGTGTCGAGCGGGCTGGGACGCTAG
- a CDS encoding HAD-IIIC family phosphatase, producing the protein MNSTRSNDRFASFAAQARRGEIQDAFATLRSAIDPNDSFVTLRKYLKVFDTMDRNALGLKPIRIAILSSATVDHVSEMVRLWLACEGFAAQFYIAPFDTVVPTILDKDGDLYAFQPEIVWIFTTGRDLRIDMPPGSAVDVVDEAVAAEVDMAEGLWAELRKNCPALVIQNNADTPSIDVLGNFEGSVGWSRRSVIRKFNSRLADRASGGVVIFDYDHLSALYGQSRWFEYRHWHHSKQPMTFDAMGLVGFTFARLVAAIKGQAKKCVVLDLDNTLWGGVIGDDGLAGIKLGNGATGEAFSQIQDYFKSLKQRGVILAVCSKNEAANAREPFEQHPDMRLKLDDIAEFVANWNNKADNIRTIAENLNIGLDSMVFIDDNPVERDVVRQYLPMVAVPELSDDPAEYVGLVHRLRYFETAAYSQEDAVRTEYYRANAQRRELQGSFADQAQFQESLLMEAEIGCADGMYLARSAQLINKSNQFHLTGTRYSEAEVSAFQRDENWICRHFILRDRFGDNGLISVVLMRQDGPALVVDTWVMSCRVLGRAMEEFIANEIARVALDRGCEVIRGRYVPSKKNKLVAQLYQRLRFEKVGEVDGVTDWIRPVNPPVFLDTKIKLVGSEPAPRDETVDAA; encoded by the coding sequence ATGAACAGCACGCGTTCGAACGACCGATTTGCCAGCTTCGCTGCGCAGGCACGGCGGGGAGAGATCCAGGATGCCTTCGCGACGCTGCGAAGCGCGATCGACCCGAATGACAGCTTCGTCACCTTGCGCAAATACCTCAAGGTGTTCGATACGATGGATCGGAACGCGCTCGGCCTGAAGCCGATCCGGATCGCGATCCTGTCGAGTGCCACGGTCGATCACGTCTCCGAAATGGTTCGCTTGTGGTTGGCCTGCGAAGGCTTTGCCGCGCAGTTCTACATCGCGCCCTTCGACACCGTCGTTCCGACCATCCTCGACAAGGATGGGGACCTGTACGCGTTTCAGCCTGAGATCGTGTGGATCTTCACGACCGGACGAGACCTGCGGATCGACATGCCGCCCGGCAGCGCGGTCGACGTCGTCGATGAAGCCGTGGCCGCCGAGGTCGACATGGCGGAAGGCTTGTGGGCGGAGCTGCGCAAGAACTGCCCAGCCCTCGTCATCCAGAACAATGCTGATACGCCCTCCATCGACGTCCTCGGCAATTTCGAGGGCTCTGTCGGCTGGAGCCGGCGCTCGGTCATCCGCAAATTCAACAGCCGGCTCGCCGACCGAGCCTCAGGCGGCGTGGTGATTTTCGACTATGATCACCTGTCGGCGCTCTATGGACAGTCACGCTGGTTCGAATATCGCCACTGGCATCATTCCAAGCAGCCGATGACGTTCGATGCCATGGGGCTGGTCGGCTTTACGTTCGCGCGGCTGGTCGCGGCGATCAAGGGCCAGGCCAAGAAATGCGTCGTGCTCGACCTCGACAACACGCTGTGGGGCGGGGTCATCGGCGATGATGGGCTGGCGGGGATCAAGCTCGGCAACGGCGCCACCGGCGAGGCATTCAGCCAGATCCAGGACTACTTCAAAAGCCTGAAGCAGCGCGGTGTCATCCTCGCCGTCTGCAGCAAGAACGAGGCGGCCAATGCCAGGGAGCCGTTCGAGCAACATCCGGATATGCGCCTGAAGCTCGATGACATCGCCGAGTTCGTGGCCAATTGGAACAACAAGGCCGACAACATACGCACGATCGCCGAGAACCTGAACATCGGGCTCGATTCGATGGTGTTCATCGACGACAATCCCGTCGAACGCGACGTGGTGCGCCAGTACTTGCCGATGGTCGCCGTTCCCGAGCTGTCCGACGATCCCGCGGAATATGTCGGGCTCGTGCATCGCCTGCGCTATTTCGAGACGGCCGCCTATTCGCAGGAAGACGCCGTTCGTACGGAGTACTACCGCGCCAATGCGCAGCGCCGCGAGCTGCAGGGGTCTTTCGCCGACCAGGCTCAGTTCCAGGAAAGCCTGTTGATGGAGGCCGAAATCGGCTGCGCCGACGGGATGTATCTCGCCCGCTCGGCACAATTGATCAACAAGAGCAACCAGTTTCATCTGACTGGCACGCGCTACAGCGAAGCCGAGGTAAGTGCGTTTCAGCGCGATGAGAACTGGATCTGCCGCCATTTCATTCTGCGTGACCGCTTTGGCGACAACGGCCTGATCTCGGTGGTCCTGATGCGGCAGGATGGGCCGGCACTCGTCGTCGATACATGGGTGATGAGCTGTCGCGTGCTTGGCAGGGCGATGGAGGAGTTCATCGCCAACGAGATCGCGCGCGTCGCGCTCGATCGCGGTTGCGAGGTCATCCGGGGCCGCTACGTGCCGAGCAAGAAGAACAAGCTGGTGGCTCAGCTCTACCAGCGTCTCCGTTTCGAGAAGGTCGGCGAGGTCGACGGCGTCACCGATTGGATCCGCCCAGTGAATCCGCCGGTGTTTCTGGACACCAAGATCAAGCTGGTCGGGAGCGAGCCGGCCCCTCGCGACGAGACGGTCGACGCGGCCTGA
- a CDS encoding acyl carrier protein, with the protein MTAEIYERLNKVFIETFGDETIKITPEMTADDLDEWDSVTHISLVLAVEEEFGQRLNAAEIGNLENVAAMVALLQKKMAR; encoded by the coding sequence ATGACGGCTGAGATCTACGAGCGTTTGAACAAGGTCTTCATCGAGACGTTCGGTGACGAGACCATCAAGATAACCCCCGAGATGACGGCCGACGACCTCGATGAATGGGATTCCGTCACGCACATCTCGTTGGTGCTGGCGGTCGAGGAGGAGTTCGGGCAACGCCTCAATGCCGCGGAAATCGGCAATCTCGAGAATGTCGCGGCGATGGTCGCTTTGCTCCAGAAGAAGATGGCGCGTTAG
- a CDS encoding sialate O-acetylesterase → MLVGLLVVWIGARAVTSETTLRDLRDISAALADVRAQQARLAQASDQQQALLLKLEALQSDRLLSDMRTPAYSAEGAALFAKAMKVDCRTFAQPRSAVILILGQSNAGNYGEGRSPNNHGADVANYFGQQCAVAAEPLMGSDGNGGSPWMALANTTLEAKVFDRVLLVPLTLGGTGMTRWNAGGDLYMLAESTLRRLARSGIPPTHVFWVQGEAERFDGSRYRRNGGADYFDGLQAIVNLVRRYSQAKVFVSPTSSCRGEERGPAPEIRWAQTEIVRENSGVVFSGPDLDAIDLPEQRTATCHLSEAGMKAFVSGWHAAIQTVEPAAK, encoded by the coding sequence GTGCTCGTTGGTTTGCTGGTCGTGTGGATCGGTGCGCGCGCGGTGACGAGTGAAACCACTCTGCGCGATCTCCGCGACATTTCCGCTGCTCTGGCCGACGTCCGGGCTCAGCAGGCGCGCTTGGCGCAGGCGTCGGATCAGCAGCAGGCGCTGCTGCTGAAGCTCGAGGCTCTGCAGAGCGACCGATTGCTGTCCGACATGCGGACGCCCGCCTACAGCGCCGAAGGGGCTGCACTGTTCGCCAAGGCGATGAAGGTCGATTGTCGGACCTTTGCCCAGCCGCGCTCCGCGGTCATTCTCATCCTTGGCCAGAGCAATGCCGGCAACTACGGCGAAGGGCGCTCGCCCAACAATCATGGTGCGGATGTCGCCAACTATTTCGGCCAGCAATGTGCAGTTGCCGCCGAGCCGCTGATGGGATCCGACGGCAACGGCGGCAGTCCCTGGATGGCGCTCGCCAATACAACCCTCGAAGCCAAGGTTTTCGATCGGGTGCTGCTGGTGCCGCTCACCCTCGGTGGCACCGGCATGACCCGATGGAACGCTGGCGGTGATCTCTACATGCTGGCCGAGAGCACGCTGCGGCGCCTTGCCCGGTCCGGGATCCCGCCAACCCATGTGTTCTGGGTCCAGGGCGAGGCAGAACGTTTCGACGGCAGCCGTTACCGTCGCAACGGGGGCGCGGACTATTTCGATGGCCTCCAGGCCATCGTCAACCTGGTGCGGCGCTATTCGCAGGCCAAGGTCTTCGTATCTCCGACCTCGTCATGCCGGGGTGAGGAGCGGGGGCCTGCGCCGGAGATTCGCTGGGCACAGACCGAGATCGTCAGGGAGAATTCCGGAGTCGTGTTCAGCGGACCAGATCTCGACGCAATTGACCTGCCCGAGCAGCGTACCGCTACGTGTCACCTGTCGGAGGCGGGTATGAAGGCCTTCGTGTCGGGATGGCATGCGGCGATCCAGACGGTAGAGCCTGCCGCCAAATAG
- a CDS encoding MBOAT family O-acyltransferase, with the protein MHNSDYFTLFIVVLSAVALALRLTSQASVEVRRGIVAIGSTIVYYGFDPHGLPICLGLVAINWVLGRAIVLSPDHRKSTLLVCGLTLDLGLLAAYKYLGAIIAGLGPTYSVELGLGFPIGLSFIIFRLVSYLVDAHAGGEVARSPLDLLCYALFFPAILCGPLIRYEAMMSQDRLGRTTSVDWSVGLALIGIGMFKNLMISPAIAAVADKVFVPWLAKQPIPMTGAWIGMIAYGFQVYFDFSGYSDAAIGVARLLGVELPANFHSPFKARSMVDFWQRWHVSLTRFLTIYVYNTVTLTMARKIGAKASAVKQFVWRIAYPTTLVMFLMGIWHGDHLTFAMFGLYHGALLVVNHAWRSFGGRYRKAALASDWWPTVALGLTFLAVAAGWAIFRASNPGRAFAMLGTLLGRSEWTGATLASSAWPSHPADPLLTTGGAMPITVADIALLLALFLIVWVLPNSNQILSRFNPVFEGGGYPKIAPSTEALKLSLSPAWALSVSCLLVWSVVAFLSNDRAALLYFHF; encoded by the coding sequence ATGCACAATTCTGACTACTTCACCCTATTTATCGTGGTGTTGTCGGCAGTCGCGCTTGCCCTCAGGCTGACCAGCCAGGCCAGCGTCGAGGTCCGTCGTGGAATCGTGGCGATCGGATCGACGATCGTCTACTATGGATTTGATCCGCACGGGTTGCCGATTTGTCTCGGTTTGGTCGCAATCAACTGGGTGCTGGGGCGAGCAATCGTGCTGTCGCCGGACCACAGAAAATCCACGCTTCTGGTCTGTGGCTTGACGCTCGATCTCGGACTGCTTGCTGCCTACAAGTATCTTGGTGCCATAATCGCCGGACTGGGCCCGACCTATTCCGTTGAACTCGGACTTGGCTTTCCGATTGGGCTCTCCTTCATCATCTTCCGCCTGGTGTCGTATCTCGTGGACGCACATGCCGGCGGCGAGGTCGCGCGCTCTCCGCTGGACCTGTTGTGCTATGCCCTGTTTTTCCCGGCGATCTTGTGCGGCCCGCTGATTCGCTACGAGGCGATGATGAGCCAGGACCGGCTCGGTCGTACGACCAGCGTCGACTGGTCCGTCGGACTGGCACTGATCGGCATCGGGATGTTCAAGAACCTGATGATCTCGCCCGCGATCGCAGCGGTGGCCGACAAGGTGTTCGTGCCTTGGCTTGCCAAGCAACCGATTCCCATGACCGGCGCCTGGATCGGCATGATCGCCTACGGATTCCAGGTGTATTTCGACTTCTCGGGCTACAGCGACGCGGCTATCGGCGTCGCGCGTCTGCTTGGTGTGGAGTTGCCGGCCAATTTCCACTCGCCCTTCAAGGCGCGCAGCATGGTCGATTTCTGGCAGCGCTGGCACGTCTCATTGACACGCTTTCTGACGATCTACGTCTACAATACGGTCACTCTGACCATGGCGCGCAAGATCGGAGCCAAGGCCAGCGCGGTCAAGCAATTCGTCTGGCGCATCGCCTATCCGACCACGCTCGTGATGTTCCTGATGGGCATCTGGCACGGCGATCACCTGACATTTGCTATGTTCGGCCTGTATCACGGTGCTCTGCTGGTCGTGAATCACGCTTGGCGAAGCTTCGGCGGACGTTATCGCAAGGCTGCGCTCGCCTCCGACTGGTGGCCTACGGTCGCGCTCGGACTGACGTTCCTCGCGGTCGCGGCCGGGTGGGCCATCTTCCGTGCCAGCAATCCCGGGCGCGCGTTCGCGATGCTCGGGACATTGCTCGGACGCTCAGAGTGGACCGGGGCCACGCTGGCGAGCAGCGCCTGGCCAAGCCATCCGGCGGACCCGCTTCTCACCACCGGCGGGGCGATGCCGATCACGGTTGCCGATATTGCCTTGCTGCTCGCGCTCTTCCTGATCGTCTGGGTGTTGCCGAACAGCAATCAAATCCTGTCGCGGTTCAATCCGGTGTTCGAAGGCGGCGGCTACCCCAAGATCGCGCCTTCGACCGAGGCGCTCAAGCTGTCCTTATCCCCGGCCTGGGCGCTCTCGGTGTCATGTCTGCTCGTCTGGTCGGTCGTCGCCTTCCTGAGCAACGATCGCGCCGCGCTGCTCTATTTCCACTTCTGA
- a CDS encoding radical SAM protein — protein sequence MKDWDFILICQSNVVEYDAFSALPIDRLDLFRSLVYPRMVRHEGKFVGHLDFINSISGRPNYFEADYPGRRQSLNIWNLPSASGLHVANYLLSFGIRTKIINNIDSDWDLFEEAYRSCGGDIPVGISSTFFLSFKEIGRICKRLKKLDPDMEIIVGGAFANSYIINGSPADLAEPMRKYGIKHMLHAFNSEFDLRDLLVARRKGEGFDQVKNLCSYQGGSFTAGPVQWNTPLLDDCPALWDQLDAPFLNRTVQIRTASGCPFSCAFCSYPTTAGGWKTLGGDKVRMHLDAVKRIGGIDRIIFIDDTFNVPPHRYKALLKIFQEYDFEWFSFLRVQYVDEDIVRAMKDSGCKGVYLGVESANDTVLENMNKKARRADFQRGIELLNKYDINSLAAFVLGFPGETDKTIQDNMDFIENCGVQFYSLKEFYYMEHTDIHNRREEFGLTGMGANWKHNTMSHEDAGRIKLEMFQSIKNACFVDPDTSLWYMAYLYDQGYDFREIRQLQEGINTIMKRQLAGDFGDNDDVVASLKALHANRLPGSVLQASRPELVTSAFGA from the coding sequence ATGAAAGATTGGGATTTTATACTGATCTGCCAATCTAACGTCGTCGAGTACGACGCGTTTTCGGCGCTTCCCATCGATCGGCTGGATCTGTTCCGGTCGCTGGTCTACCCGCGGATGGTTCGGCACGAGGGGAAGTTCGTCGGCCATCTCGATTTCATCAATTCGATCTCGGGCCGGCCCAACTATTTCGAGGCCGATTATCCCGGGCGCCGGCAGTCGCTGAACATATGGAACCTGCCGTCGGCCAGCGGTCTGCACGTGGCCAACTACCTGCTCTCGTTCGGTATCCGCACCAAGATCATCAACAACATCGACAGCGACTGGGATCTGTTCGAGGAGGCCTACCGCAGTTGTGGCGGTGACATCCCGGTCGGCATTTCCTCCACGTTCTTCCTGAGCTTCAAGGAGATCGGGCGCATCTGCAAGCGCCTCAAGAAACTCGATCCCGACATGGAGATCATCGTCGGCGGCGCGTTCGCGAATTCCTACATCATCAACGGGTCGCCGGCCGATCTGGCGGAGCCGATGCGGAAATACGGCATCAAGCACATGCTGCATGCCTTCAACTCGGAATTCGATCTCCGGGATCTGCTCGTGGCCCGGCGCAAGGGTGAGGGCTTCGACCAGGTCAAGAACCTCTGCAGCTACCAAGGAGGCAGCTTCACGGCCGGTCCGGTGCAATGGAATACGCCGCTGCTCGACGACTGCCCGGCCTTGTGGGATCAACTGGACGCGCCGTTCCTCAATCGCACCGTCCAGATCAGGACTGCGTCGGGGTGCCCGTTCTCCTGCGCCTTCTGTTCCTATCCGACGACGGCCGGCGGCTGGAAGACGTTGGGAGGCGACAAGGTCAGGATGCATCTCGACGCGGTGAAGCGCATCGGCGGCATCGATCGCATCATCTTCATCGACGACACCTTCAACGTGCCCCCGCACCGCTACAAGGCTCTGCTCAAGATCTTCCAGGAATATGACTTCGAATGGTTCTCGTTCCTCCGCGTGCAATATGTCGACGAGGACATCGTGCGGGCGATGAAGGATTCCGGGTGCAAGGGGGTCTATCTCGGCGTCGAATCCGCCAACGACACCGTGCTCGAAAATATGAACAAGAAGGCGCGGCGCGCCGATTTCCAGCGCGGCATCGAGTTGTTGAACAAATACGACATCAACTCGCTGGCGGCCTTCGTGCTCGGCTTCCCCGGCGAGACGGACAAGACCATCCAGGACAACATGGACTTCATCGAGAACTGCGGCGTCCAGTTCTATTCGCTGAAGGAATTCTATTATATGGAGCACACCGACATCCACAACCGGCGCGAAGAGTTCGGTTTGACGGGGATGGGCGCGAATTGGAAGCACAACACGATGTCCCATGAGGACGCCGGCCGCATCAAGCTCGAGATGTTCCAGTCCATCAAGAACGCCTGCTTCGTCGATCCGGACACCAGCCTTTGGTACATGGCCTATCTCTACGACCAGGGTTACGACTTCCGCGAGATCAGGCAATTGCAGGAAGGCATCAACACCATCATGAAGAGGCAGCTTGCGGGGGACTTCGGTGACAATGACGACGTCGTTGCCTCGCTGAAGGCGCTTCACGCAAACCGGTTGCCGGGATCGGTGCTGCAGGCAAGCCGTCCGGAGCTCGTCACGAGCGCCTTCGGGGCTTAG
- a CDS encoding MaoC family dehydratase — protein MAGGASAVLCLKPDDIFVGLTAEIEQCVERQHVDQFAALTGDVSPIHMDDGAARERGFEGRVVHGMLIGGFISRLFGLRLPGLDCILQSINLRWIEPLYIGDTIRIQATVAQWSSAAEVFVANVEVIRPRTQTIVAKGKVQAGFTRSRT, from the coding sequence TTGGCCGGCGGCGCGAGCGCGGTTCTCTGCCTGAAGCCTGACGATATTTTCGTCGGCTTGACGGCGGAGATCGAACAATGCGTCGAGCGTCAGCATGTCGATCAGTTTGCAGCGCTCACCGGTGACGTGTCCCCGATCCACATGGACGACGGCGCGGCCAGGGAACGCGGTTTCGAAGGGCGCGTCGTCCACGGCATGCTGATCGGGGGATTCATCTCACGGCTGTTCGGGCTCCGCCTGCCGGGCCTCGACTGCATCCTGCAATCGATCAATCTTCGGTGGATCGAGCCGTTGTACATCGGCGATACGATCCGCATCCAGGCAACGGTGGCGCAATGGTCGAGCGCAGCCGAGGTCTTCGTCGCCAACGTCGAAGTCATCCGCCCGCGCACTCAGACGATCGTCGCCAAGGGCAAGGTCCAAGCAGGGTTTACCAGGAGCCGAACATGA